In Methanofollis sp. UBA420, one DNA window encodes the following:
- a CDS encoding tripartite tricarboxylate transporter permease encodes MIAALVAGTLLGVALGTVSGLVPGVHVNTMAGLLLSLSPILVASLGTPVLAAALVAALVTHTFLDCVPSTFLGVPDADTAVMVLPAHALCLEGRGREAVRLSALGSAAAVVWALPFSFLFLTLLPAFQSFIDLWIGVLLLAVACYLVVFSESPEWAAGVFLVSGFLGLFTFRYSFLAWNGGTGVLMPLLSGLFGVSVLLSASGGRMPPQSAAVTYPDGRELFRCSCAGSLAGAVVGWLPGLSNATANAVLASAIDYGEDRLGYIVATSAANTANAFLGLAALYAVGRTRNGVMVALDTLDTPPFTALLSVAALAAALAYAATVLFSGTAGVFSRVPLRPLNAAVILFVTFLSFLLCGPFGLFVLAAATLVGIVPTLVEVRRVFCMGAVMVPVFLSSLGMAVL; translated from the coding sequence GTGATAGCGGCCCTCGTCGCCGGCACCCTCCTCGGCGTCGCCCTCGGCACGGTCAGCGGCCTGGTACCGGGCGTGCACGTCAACACGATGGCAGGGCTTCTCCTCTCCCTCTCCCCGATCCTCGTGGCGAGCCTCGGCACTCCCGTGCTGGCCGCGGCCCTTGTCGCCGCCCTCGTCACCCACACCTTCCTGGACTGCGTCCCCTCGACTTTTCTCGGTGTGCCCGACGCCGACACGGCGGTGATGGTCCTCCCCGCCCATGCGCTCTGCCTGGAGGGGAGAGGCAGGGAGGCGGTGCGCCTCTCTGCCCTCGGGAGCGCTGCCGCCGTCGTCTGGGCCCTGCCCTTCTCCTTCCTCTTTCTCACTCTCCTCCCCGCTTTCCAGTCCTTCATCGACCTCTGGATCGGGGTACTCCTCCTCGCGGTCGCCTGCTACCTCGTCGTCTTCTCCGAGTCTCCCGAATGGGCGGCAGGGGTCTTTCTCGTCTCCGGTTTCCTCGGCCTCTTCACTTTCAGGTACTCCTTCCTCGCCTGGAACGGCGGCACCGGTGTCCTGATGCCTCTCCTGTCCGGTCTTTTCGGAGTCTCCGTCCTTCTCTCTGCCTCCGGTGGGAGGATGCCCCCGCAGTCGGCTGCGGTCACCTATCCTGACGGAAGAGAACTCTTCAGGTGCTCGTGTGCCGGGTCTCTCGCCGGCGCCGTCGTCGGCTGGCTCCCCGGCCTCTCGAACGCCACCGCGAACGCCGTCCTCGCCTCGGCCATCGACTACGGCGAGGACAGGCTGGGCTACATCGTCGCCACAAGCGCCGCCAACACGGCGAACGCCTTCCTCGGCCTCGCCGCCCTCTATGCTGTCGGGCGGACGAGAAACGGCGTCATGGTGGCGCTCGACACCCTCGACACCCCACCCTTCACCGCCTTGCTCTCTGTCGCTGCCCTCGCCGCCGCTCTTGCCTATGCCGCCACCGTTCTCTTCTCCGGCACGGCGGGCGTCTTCTCCCGCGTCCCCCTGCGCCCCCTGAACGCCGCCGTGATCCTCTTCGTCACCTTCCTTTCCTTCCTCCTCTGCGGCCCCTTTGGTCTCTTCGTCCTCGCCGCTGCCACCCTTGTCGGCATCGTGCCGACCCTCGTCGAGGTCCGCCGGGTCTTCTGCATGGGGGCGGTGATGGTCCCGGTGTTCCTCTCGTCCCTCGGGATGGCGGTGCTGTAG
- a CDS encoding calcium/sodium antiporter, whose amino-acid sequence MIIEGILFLVGIALLVKGADFFVGGGSGLAARFGVSAATVGFTVIAFGTSLPEFVVSVNAVAADDAGIALGNVLGSNIANIALVLALCAFIRPQLVGRNGDGHNSTLWETGLMLAATAVFVLFALRGTLDLLAGAGMLIAFAVILALLWRHGKGEEASGVESHGNRDVLLTIAGLAAVIIGAQFVVNGAVAIAGALGVPTLVIGLSIVAVGTSLPELATSLMAIVRGEGGISVGNILGSNIFNLLFVMGIGALIRPVPIGNLSDTLITAAFALAVVPLFMGGDRFTRAWSLLLIAAYAGYMALIFGIV is encoded by the coding sequence ATGATCATAGAAGGTATCCTCTTTCTCGTCGGCATCGCCCTCCTCGTCAAGGGTGCGGACTTCTTTGTCGGCGGGGGGAGCGGACTTGCGGCGCGTTTCGGGGTCTCGGCGGCGACGGTCGGGTTTACAGTCATCGCCTTCGGCACCTCTCTCCCCGAGTTCGTGGTGAGCGTGAACGCCGTCGCCGCCGACGACGCCGGGATCGCCCTCGGGAACGTCCTCGGGAGCAACATCGCCAATATCGCCCTTGTCCTTGCACTCTGCGCCTTCATCAGGCCGCAACTTGTCGGCAGAAACGGCGACGGCCACAACTCCACCCTCTGGGAGACAGGTCTGATGCTCGCGGCGACGGCGGTCTTCGTCCTCTTCGCCCTGCGGGGCACACTCGATCTTCTCGCCGGCGCCGGGATGCTGATCGCATTCGCCGTCATCCTCGCCCTCCTCTGGCGGCACGGGAAGGGAGAGGAGGCGTCCGGGGTCGAGAGCCACGGGAACAGGGACGTGCTCCTCACCATCGCAGGACTTGCCGCCGTCATCATCGGCGCCCAGTTCGTCGTCAACGGGGCGGTGGCGATCGCCGGCGCGCTCGGCGTCCCGACCCTCGTGATCGGGCTCTCGATCGTGGCGGTGGGCACCTCCCTGCCCGAACTCGCGACCTCCCTCATGGCGATCGTCAGGGGCGAGGGCGGCATCTCGGTCGGGAACATCCTCGGGAGCAACATCTTCAACCTCCTCTTCGTGATGGGCATCGGCGCCCTCATCAGACCGGTGCCGATCGGCAACCTCTCCGACACCCTGATCACCGCCGCATTCGCCCTCGCCGTCGTCCCCCTCTTCATGGGAGGCGATCGGTTCACGCGGGCGTGGTCGCTCCTCCTCATCGCCGCTTATGCGGGCTATATGGCCCTGATCTTCGGGATCGTGTGA
- a CDS encoding RNA-processing protein encodes MERYWFGDVEGGVCRPAEAGPAALARRIETFGSEFGRPDWRQAQACGAVRDRADYIAVLQAGCMERARARVATELSGKDVELLQMVRTLDEIDHVANLLLERAVDWQAVLDPAFTRKYKRGGKALAGRIQRSPSPALRMVGGEIENLGELRNRLMREVSRRADAVLPNTSALVGGLVAARLMAEAGGLSPLARMPAATIQVLGARTAIFSHIRGSAPSPKHGVIFQHRRVHNAPKEVRGRVARVLAAKLAIGARIDYFRGELDPAFVEEAQKRIDAAGVSP; translated from the coding sequence ATGGAGCGCTACTGGTTTGGGGACGTCGAAGGGGGCGTCTGTCGCCCTGCTGAGGCCGGCCCCGCAGCCCTTGCCCGGCGAATAGAGACGTTCGGGTCAGAATTCGGGAGGCCCGACTGGAGACAGGCGCAGGCCTGCGGCGCGGTCAGGGATCGTGCCGACTATATCGCCGTCCTGCAGGCAGGATGCATGGAGCGGGCGCGGGCGCGGGTGGCGACAGAACTCTCCGGCAAGGACGTCGAACTCCTCCAGATGGTCAGGACCCTCGACGAGATCGATCATGTCGCAAACCTCCTGCTTGAGCGGGCCGTCGACTGGCAGGCCGTTCTCGACCCGGCTTTCACCAGGAAGTACAAAAGGGGCGGCAAGGCCCTTGCCGGGCGGATACAGAGGAGTCCCTCACCTGCCCTGAGAATGGTCGGGGGCGAGATCGAGAACCTCGGTGAACTGCGGAACCGCCTGATGCGCGAGGTCTCCCGGCGTGCCGACGCCGTCCTCCCGAACACGAGTGCCCTCGTCGGCGGCCTCGTGGCGGCGCGGCTCATGGCCGAGGCCGGCGGCCTCTCCCCTCTTGCCCGGATGCCCGCGGCGACCATCCAGGTGCTGGGGGCGCGGACCGCCATCTTCTCCCATATCCGCGGCAGCGCCCCTTCCCCGAAGCACGGCGTCATCTTCCAGCACCGTCGGGTGCACAATGCCCCGAAAGAGGTGCGGGGCCGGGTGGCGCGGGTGCTTGCGGCGAAACTTGCGATTGGCGCGCGCATCGACTACTTCAGGGGCGAACTCGACCCGGCGTTTGTCGAAGAGGCGCAGAAGCGGATCGACGCCGCAGGGGTGAGCCCATGA
- a CDS encoding fibrillarin-like rRNA/tRNA 2'-O-methyltransferase has protein sequence MIRIGGVLVSPGEGGVYGERMIDGYRVWDPYRSKLAAYALLGGEMDLAPEMRVLYLGAANGTTVSHVADYVEVVYAVEFAPRPMQDLIEVCRHRRNIVPIMADAGRPELYAGIIEETDLLYQDVAQPDQVAIALRNVPLLREGGTLMLMLKTRSVDIRKSPQDVADEAVSALEEGGMRVREVLWLEPYHRDHAAIVCEAIK, from the coding sequence ATGATCCGTATCGGCGGCGTCCTTGTCTCGCCCGGTGAGGGCGGGGTCTATGGCGAGAGGATGATCGACGGCTACCGCGTCTGGGACCCGTACCGCTCGAAGCTTGCGGCCTATGCCCTCCTCGGCGGGGAGATGGATCTTGCCCCGGAGATGCGGGTGCTCTATCTCGGTGCGGCGAACGGCACCACCGTCTCCCATGTCGCCGACTATGTCGAGGTGGTCTATGCGGTGGAGTTCGCGCCGCGGCCGATGCAGGACCTCATCGAGGTCTGCCGCCACCGGCGGAACATCGTCCCGATCATGGCCGACGCCGGTCGGCCAGAACTCTATGCCGGCATCATCGAGGAGACCGACCTCCTGTACCAGGACGTCGCCCAGCCCGACCAGGTGGCGATCGCCCTGCGGAACGTCCCCCTGCTCAGGGAGGGCGGCACCCTGATGCTGATGCTCAAGACGAGGAGCGTGGACATCAGAAAGAGCCCGCAGGACGTCGCCGACGAGGCGGTCAGCGCCCTCGAGGAGGGCGGGATGCGCGTGAGGGAGGTGCTCTGGCTCGAACCCTACCACCGCGACCACGCGGCGATCGTCTGCGAAGCCATCAAATAA
- a CDS encoding DUF1614 domain-containing protein — protein MGRYLFNPFSILMVAFLVVALLLLIPLLFLSLIGSAFAKLGFPPGTVILLLLLTLVGSLVNIPVTKVQGGPVRMEKEFSPFYGWVYRIPEVAPETVVAINVGGALIPLLISLYLLYESVVVSGGYTVLILALIGVAVVTAVTHHVARPVPGLGIATPFFVPPLAALVTALVLAGFAGSPEAAVIAAPVIAYISGTLGTLLGADLLNLGRLGELGAPMVSIGGAGTFDGVFLSGVLAAFLA, from the coding sequence ATGGGCAGATACCTCTTCAACCCCTTCAGCATCCTCATGGTGGCGTTTCTCGTCGTCGCCCTGCTGCTGCTGATCCCCCTCCTTTTCCTGAGCCTCATCGGTTCGGCATTCGCAAAACTCGGTTTCCCGCCAGGCACCGTCATCCTGCTCCTCCTCCTCACCCTTGTCGGCAGTCTCGTCAATATCCCGGTGACGAAGGTGCAGGGCGGGCCGGTGCGGATGGAGAAGGAGTTCAGCCCCTTCTACGGCTGGGTCTACCGCATCCCCGAGGTGGCGCCGGAGACGGTCGTCGCCATCAATGTCGGCGGGGCCCTGATCCCCCTCCTGATCTCACTGTACCTGCTGTACGAGTCGGTGGTCGTCTCAGGGGGCTACACGGTCCTCATCCTCGCCCTGATCGGGGTAGCGGTCGTCACCGCCGTCACGCACCATGTGGCCCGCCCCGTCCCCGGCCTTGGTATCGCCACTCCCTTCTTCGTCCCGCCCCTTGCCGCGCTCGTGACGGCCCTCGTCCTTGCCGGTTTTGCCGGGAGTCCCGAGGCGGCGGTGATCGCCGCCCCGGTCATCGCCTATATCTCGGGTACCCTCGGCACCCTCCTCGGCGCCGACCTCCTCAACCTCGGCCGCCTCGGCGAACTGGGCGCACCCATGGTGAGCATTGGCGGCGCCGGCACCTTTGACGGCGTCTTCCTCTCGGGAGTGCTCGCGGCCTTCCTGGCATGA
- a CDS encoding TIM barrel protein, with amino-acid sequence MERPYRIGAGVRSDDLKTFSALAAMYREGRIDHVQVQMIPGDGAVFRRDIERIADAGVPIVIHAPHHGHGVNPCAPAAYDDRPPAEIERWTEEALGLTAEAADVTGARHIVLHAGRHLPGRREEAEETFAAFLDCHFDPRFILENLPAVYAGYPLLGNTGEELRALAGGRVRGFCLDFAHLFCTANFLGAPYADLLAPFDNLPLRLFHLSNSRKGSVTDEHLPINHPEGGLDFATVIPFISAHPAVETSLEYKENDPRLYAEQVPVFDALFQKYRP; translated from the coding sequence ATGGAAAGGCCGTACCGCATCGGCGCCGGGGTGCGCTCCGACGATCTAAAGACATTCTCCGCGCTCGCCGCGATGTACAGGGAGGGGCGGATCGATCATGTGCAGGTCCAGATGATCCCCGGGGACGGGGCGGTGTTCAGGCGCGACATTGAGAGGATCGCAGATGCTGGCGTCCCTATCGTCATCCACGCCCCGCACCACGGCCACGGGGTGAACCCCTGCGCACCGGCGGCCTACGACGACAGACCTCCCGCGGAGATCGAGAGGTGGACGGAGGAGGCCCTTGGCCTGACAGCAGAGGCGGCGGATGTCACCGGCGCCAGACACATCGTCCTCCACGCGGGGCGACACCTGCCGGGCAGGAGGGAGGAGGCGGAGGAGACCTTCGCCGCCTTCCTCGACTGTCACTTCGACCCGCGGTTCATCCTCGAAAACCTCCCCGCGGTCTATGCGGGCTACCCCCTCCTCGGAAACACGGGGGAAGAACTCCGTGCCCTTGCCGGCGGCAGGGTCAGGGGGTTCTGCCTGGACTTCGCCCACCTCTTCTGCACGGCAAACTTCCTCGGCGCACCCTATGCCGACCTCCTCGCCCCCTTCGACAACCTTCCTCTCCGTCTCTTTCACCTCTCGAACAGCAGGAAGGGATCGGTCACCGACGAGCACCTCCCCATCAACCACCCCGAAGGCGGACTGGACTTCGCCACCGTCATCCCCTTCATCTCGGCGCACCCGGCGGTCGAGACAAGTCTCGAATACAAGGAGAACGACCCGCGGCTCTATGCGGAGCAGGTGCCTGTCTTCGACGCACTGTTCCAGAAGTACCGGCCGTGA
- a CDS encoding thymidylate synthase has protein sequence MRVIRAPTLGRAHELVVKMILEKGYVLDTEDGEATVEFEETAITVEDPFTEPMASGHSRFQRRFLDSYANALLHGSDAVFEYDYHSRLCDWGQGLAKEGADVHADQIGYIIQKLREAPESRRAVAVTWNPPVDEELHDCPCLQLIQCVVRDGKLLMKVVFRSNDMLSAAGANMFALAHLQKMIADALGLPCGAYTHISLVPHIYFVRDSNDITPFCNKGTEISPIPEVCRACGKCPRARSV, from the coding sequence ATGAGAGTGATCAGGGCCCCCACCCTGGGGCGGGCGCATGAACTGGTGGTGAAGATGATCCTGGAAAAAGGATACGTGCTCGATACCGAGGACGGCGAGGCGACGGTGGAGTTCGAGGAGACGGCGATCACCGTCGAGGATCCCTTCACCGAACCGATGGCGAGCGGGCACTCGCGTTTTCAGCGCCGGTTCCTGGACTCCTATGCCAACGCCCTTCTCCACGGGTCCGACGCGGTCTTCGAGTACGACTATCACAGCCGTCTCTGCGACTGGGGGCAGGGCCTGGCGAAGGAGGGAGCCGACGTCCATGCCGACCAGATCGGGTACATCATACAGAAACTCAGGGAGGCCCCGGAGAGCAGGCGTGCCGTCGCCGTCACCTGGAACCCGCCGGTGGACGAGGAGCTGCATGACTGCCCCTGCCTCCAGTTGATCCAGTGCGTGGTGCGGGACGGAAAACTCCTGATGAAGGTGGTCTTCAGGAGCAACGACATGCTCTCCGCGGCCGGGGCGAATATGTTCGCGCTCGCGCACCTCCAGAAGATGATCGCGGACGCACTCGGCCTCCCCTGCGGGGCCTACACCCACATCTCCCTGGTGCCGCACATCTACTTCGTCAGGGACAGCAACGACATCACTCCGTTCTGCAATAAAGGCACGGAAATATCTCCGATACCCGAGGTCTGCCGGGCCTGCGGGAAGTGCCCCCGGGCACGGTCGGTCTGA
- a CDS encoding MEMAR_RS02690 family S-layer glycoprotein, whose protein sequence is MKSTSKMMVVAAVFLVAAAMLVMPAAARTATQINSGDTIFLYEENLNLSSINDDTPFTTLVHYTNDDTSVGFDTTLTVANSNDFSLLEDVAATINGKYGRYFVTDASSGKYVYIEKPTVEIKPVLADSHSDSIAGKTVTSNAKIAFQLIAPKVGGSVVNGTPANYATVNIEVTTPTGGTVKTLGGVDLGGIELTSSNQYTGPIDLSAEDLDAGKYEAVAKWAMPTGFDQYAEDSKIVSFSLTTDKLSIAASKESVVRGKSFTVTVTGDSKKEYFLYIKDAGVADYKYPLLAPNQPGVSPASAGMLDLTNEMASAPGTNASVMTKADGTRTVEFRTTADTEDKTYTFKVMENKTTNPKDDDVKVKVEKGAVTITAEGAGAYYFGEEIKLSGTNTEGKKVYLFLVGPNLGDGNGVSLVDVSKKSSAGIAGFVEESVESDDTWAYTWNTGDIEGGVLSEGSYTVYAATQPRAKGNLSGVEYATMSVNLRKGFITGATNVNTLAKGDDLKITGTAEGKPSNIYVWIFGKNFYGQDSNNPQASESVEDDGTFEYKLEDTDNLAAGQYFVILQHPMAKTGPGNDVYWDTTDQVLVAPGQTDVNLKNLQASDAATALINAMDSSNVDDTYTKLTFSVQEAWIRIDSIGDKAVGEKFTITGTTNLAVGDELNVDIQSVAFGATKKTESSGFSGRSGTVKVVEGTDTNKWSYEVDATNYKPDQYQVKVEGIDVSDASTSTTFNIVEGVPTTPVQPTQSVTTVPPTGTATTTVPATTPTQPGFGALISLIGLGAVAFLVMRRN, encoded by the coding sequence ATGAAGAGTACATCTAAGATGATGGTCGTTGCCGCCGTCTTCCTTGTAGCCGCCGCCATGCTTGTCATGCCGGCCGCCGCGAGGACTGCGACCCAGATCAACAGCGGAGACACCATCTTTCTGTATGAAGAGAACCTGAACCTGTCGTCAATCAATGACGACACACCGTTCACGACGCTTGTTCACTATACGAACGATGACACCAGTGTTGGTTTCGACACGACCCTCACGGTCGCCAACTCCAATGATTTCAGCCTTTTGGAGGACGTCGCAGCGACTATCAATGGCAAATACGGTCGTTACTTCGTAACCGATGCGTCGAGCGGGAAGTATGTCTACATCGAGAAGCCGACAGTCGAGATCAAGCCCGTTCTTGCCGATTCGCACTCCGACTCGATCGCAGGCAAGACCGTGACCTCGAACGCGAAGATTGCCTTCCAGCTGATCGCCCCTAAGGTCGGCGGTAGCGTTGTGAATGGCACTCCTGCTAACTATGCCACGGTCAACATCGAGGTCACCACCCCGACCGGCGGTACCGTCAAGACGCTCGGTGGCGTTGACCTCGGTGGCATCGAACTCACCTCATCCAACCAGTACACTGGCCCTATCGATCTCTCTGCTGAGGATCTCGACGCCGGCAAGTACGAGGCAGTGGCGAAGTGGGCAATGCCGACCGGCTTTGACCAGTATGCAGAAGACTCCAAGATTGTCAGCTTCAGCCTCACGACCGACAAGCTCTCCATCGCTGCCAGCAAAGAAAGCGTTGTCAGGGGCAAGTCCTTCACCGTGACTGTCACCGGTGACAGCAAGAAGGAGTACTTCCTGTACATCAAGGATGCCGGCGTTGCGGACTACAAGTACCCGCTCCTCGCCCCCAACCAGCCCGGTGTCAGCCCTGCTAGCGCCGGGATGCTTGACCTGACCAATGAAATGGCCAGCGCTCCGGGCACCAACGCGTCTGTCATGACCAAGGCCGACGGCACCCGGACTGTCGAGTTCAGGACCACCGCCGATACTGAAGACAAGACGTACACCTTCAAGGTGATGGAGAACAAGACGACCAACCCCAAGGACGACGATGTCAAGGTGAAGGTCGAGAAGGGTGCAGTCACCATTACCGCCGAGGGTGCGGGCGCCTACTACTTCGGTGAGGAGATCAAGCTCTCCGGTACCAACACCGAAGGCAAGAAGGTCTACCTCTTCCTCGTCGGCCCCAACCTGGGTGACGGCAATGGCGTGAGCCTCGTGGACGTCAGCAAGAAGTCCAGCGCTGGTATCGCAGGCTTTGTTGAGGAGTCTGTCGAGTCCGACGACACCTGGGCATACACCTGGAACACCGGCGATATCGAGGGCGGTGTCCTCAGTGAGGGCAGTTACACGGTTTACGCCGCTACTCAGCCCCGTGCAAAGGGCAACCTCTCCGGTGTCGAGTACGCGACCATGTCCGTCAACCTGAGAAAGGGCTTCATCACCGGTGCCACCAACGTCAACACCCTCGCGAAGGGTGACGACCTGAAGATCACCGGTACCGCGGAAGGCAAGCCGTCCAACATCTATGTCTGGATCTTCGGCAAGAACTTCTACGGTCAGGACTCCAACAACCCCCAGGCCTCTGAGTCTGTCGAGGACGACGGCACCTTCGAGTACAAGCTCGAGGACACCGACAACCTCGCAGCCGGCCAGTACTTCGTCATCCTCCAGCACCCGATGGCCAAGACCGGACCGGGTAACGATGTCTACTGGGATACCACCGACCAGGTCCTGGTGGCTCCGGGTCAGACTGATGTCAACCTGAAGAACCTGCAGGCCTCCGACGCGGCGACCGCGCTCATCAACGCGATGGACTCGTCCAATGTCGACGACACCTACACCAAGCTCACCTTCTCGGTTCAGGAAGCCTGGATCAGGATCGACAGCATCGGCGACAAGGCCGTCGGTGAGAAGTTCACCATCACCGGCACCACTAACCTCGCTGTCGGCGACGAACTGAACGTTGACATTCAGTCTGTGGCTTTCGGCGCGACCAAGAAGACCGAGTCTTCCGGCTTCAGCGGCAGATCCGGCACCGTGAAGGTCGTCGAGGGCACTGACACCAACAAGTGGTCCTACGAGGTTGATGCAACCAACTACAAGCCTGACCAGTATCAGGTCAAGGTTGAAGGCATCGACGTCTCCGACGCCAGCACGAGCACGACCTTCAACATCGTTGAAGGCGTCCCGACCACTCCGGTCCAGCCGACCCAGAGCGTGACCACTGTCCCGCCGACTGGAACTGCAACCACCACCGTCCCGGCCACCACCCCGACTCAGCCCGGCTTCGGCGCGCTGATCTCCCTGATTGGCCTCGGTGCAGTTGCGTTCCTTGTCATGCGCAGGAACTAA
- a CDS encoding AMP phosphorylase produces MKLVTRLIDIAHRGVLLHAADAREVSVRDGDRVEVKNRVTGESVSAFVDTTASLIDQGVIGVYRQTQQQIDVLDGAEVEVRAADRPASLDYIRKKMDGQRLSKEETYAIIRDVVGDVLSPSELTAYIVSTYTNPLDMDEVEYLTRAMVDTGEHLHFPSYPIVDKHSIGGVPGNKITLLVVPIVAAAGLKIPKTSSRAITGAAGTADLMEVLAPVEFTAAEVQQMTEKVGAVIVWGGATNIAPADDRFIAVEYPFKIDARGQMLASVMAKKFAVGANLVAIDIPVGEHTKVSTVEEGRKMAREFIDLGERLGMRVECALTYGESLVGHTIGPKLEVKEALSVLEGATEPNSLIQKSLSLASILLEMSGKAAPGQGYATAQEVLASGKALAKMKEIIRVQGGNPDVTAAEITPGEFQFVVNAPTSGYVVELNNKALISLARAAGAPQDPGAGVSVHAKKGTQVRVGEPILTVYADRKWRLQKALEVGRQLMPVVVEGMLLDRVPGRHWGPRGEFHGM; encoded by the coding sequence ATGAAACTCGTAACCAGGCTGATCGACATCGCCCATCGCGGTGTCCTCCTCCATGCCGCCGACGCACGGGAGGTCAGCGTGCGGGACGGCGACCGGGTCGAGGTAAAAAACCGGGTCACCGGCGAGTCGGTCTCCGCCTTTGTCGACACCACCGCCTCCCTCATAGACCAGGGCGTTATCGGCGTCTACCGGCAGACCCAGCAGCAGATCGATGTCCTTGACGGCGCCGAGGTCGAGGTGCGTGCGGCCGACCGTCCTGCCTCTCTCGACTACATCAGGAAGAAGATGGACGGCCAGCGTCTCTCCAAGGAAGAGACCTACGCTATCATCAGGGACGTCGTCGGCGACGTACTCTCCCCGAGCGAACTCACCGCCTACATCGTCTCCACCTACACCAATCCCCTGGACATGGACGAGGTGGAATACCTCACCCGGGCGATGGTGGACACGGGCGAGCACCTCCACTTCCCCTCGTATCCGATCGTGGACAAGCACTCGATCGGCGGGGTGCCGGGCAACAAGATCACCCTCCTTGTCGTCCCGATCGTCGCCGCCGCCGGCCTGAAGATCCCGAAGACAAGTTCGCGGGCGATCACAGGCGCCGCCGGCACGGCCGACCTCATGGAGGTGCTCGCCCCTGTGGAGTTCACCGCCGCCGAGGTCCAGCAGATGACCGAGAAGGTTGGTGCGGTGATCGTCTGGGGCGGGGCGACGAACATCGCCCCGGCCGACGACCGGTTCATCGCCGTCGAGTACCCCTTCAAGATCGATGCACGGGGCCAGATGCTCGCCTCGGTGATGGCGAAGAAGTTCGCCGTCGGCGCGAACCTTGTCGCAATCGACATCCCGGTCGGCGAGCACACCAAGGTCTCGACTGTCGAGGAGGGGAGAAAAATGGCGCGTGAGTTCATCGACCTCGGCGAACGCCTGGGCATGCGTGTGGAGTGCGCCCTCACCTATGGCGAGTCCCTTGTCGGCCACACCATTGGCCCGAAACTCGAAGTGAAGGAGGCGCTCTCCGTCCTCGAAGGTGCGACTGAGCCGAATTCTCTCATCCAGAAGAGTCTCTCCCTTGCCAGCATCCTCCTGGAGATGTCGGGGAAGGCGGCGCCTGGCCAGGGCTATGCAACGGCCCAGGAGGTCCTTGCCTCGGGAAAGGCCCTTGCAAAGATGAAGGAGATCATAAGGGTGCAGGGCGGCAACCCTGATGTGACTGCCGCGGAGATCACTCCCGGCGAGTTCCAGTTCGTGGTCAATGCCCCGACGAGCGGGTATGTGGTCGAACTGAACAACAAGGCCCTCATCAGCCTTGCCCGGGCCGCGGGCGCACCGCAGGATCCGGGCGCCGGGGTCTCTGTCCATGCAAAGAAGGGGACACAGGTTCGGGTCGGCGAACCTATCCTGACAGTCTATGCCGACCGGAAGTGGCGCCTCCAGAAGGCGCTCGAAGTCGGTCGCCAGTTGATGCCGGTCGTTGTCGAGGGGATGCTCCTCGACCGCGTCCCCGGGAGACACTGGGGACCTAGAGGTGAATTCCATGGTATGTAA